From a region of the Acinetobacter calcoaceticus genome:
- a CDS encoding winged helix-turn-helix transcriptional regulator, with translation MSKNINLEVCPIARSLSVLGDAWSMLILRDAHAGFTRFDQFRKSLGIAPTMLTKRLSVLVDEGLLEKRQYSEHPPREEYVLTQAGKDFLPVLFVIGAWGRKYKPYEQPEKMVTFIDAEQGTEIKPIVIDQMTGAEIGTRPISQK, from the coding sequence ATGAGTAAAAATATCAATCTTGAAGTTTGTCCCATTGCCCGAAGCCTTTCAGTGCTAGGCGATGCATGGAGCATGCTGATATTGCGAGATGCTCATGCGGGTTTTACTCGTTTTGATCAGTTCCGTAAAAGTTTAGGTATTGCGCCAACCATGCTAACAAAACGGTTGTCTGTTTTAGTAGATGAAGGATTGCTCGAAAAAAGACAATATTCTGAACATCCACCACGCGAAGAGTATGTATTAACTCAAGCAGGTAAAGACTTTTTACCAGTTTTATTTGTGATTGGTGCATGGGGCCGAAAATATAAGCCCTATGAACAGCCTGAAAAAATGGTGACTTTCATTGATGCAGAACAAGGTACTGAAATTAAGCCGATTGTAATTGACCAAATGACTGGCGCTGAAATTGGTACCCGTCCGATTAGTCAAAAATAG
- a CDS encoding HlyD family secretion protein yields the protein MSTLEAQDTTHTEPPKLTKVQYLKKHWVMVIAFIIVLASILWVLKLIFLPSSIIETDDARVDVEYSTIAPKVSGNIEEIYIKDHQTVKKWQLLARIDPRDYQAALAEAESNYAKAQADLSEALLAVERQPTVIRETEAQLRKVEAGIKLTKDNTARYEQLQALGAESRLITQQSKTTLTEQYADLDSSKEKVIDAQYQLNQYKIQVQAKQAALKQAQAALDKAKLNLSYTEVRAPIDGMIGQKSANVGNFVGAGNPLMVVVPLNQVYVEANFREIELKQIKIGQPVKVYVDAYNTELKGVVDSFSPSTGAFFSPISATNATGNFTKIVQRLPLRIKLVENQKDVKLLRPGLSVLVSVDTTQK from the coding sequence ATGAGTACTCTCGAAGCCCAAGATACCACCCACACTGAACCACCCAAGTTAACAAAGGTGCAATATCTCAAAAAGCATTGGGTTATGGTTATCGCATTCATTATTGTTTTAGCATCCATTTTGTGGGTTTTAAAACTTATCTTTTTACCCTCATCGATTATTGAAACAGACGATGCGCGTGTGGATGTAGAGTACTCAACCATTGCCCCAAAAGTGTCTGGTAATATTGAAGAAATTTATATTAAAGATCATCAGACTGTAAAAAAATGGCAACTTTTAGCACGCATTGATCCACGTGATTATCAAGCTGCTTTGGCTGAAGCCGAATCTAATTATGCAAAGGCACAAGCTGACTTAAGCGAAGCCCTGTTAGCCGTTGAAAGACAACCGACAGTTATTCGGGAAACAGAGGCTCAGCTTAGAAAAGTAGAAGCTGGAATTAAACTCACAAAAGATAATACGGCGCGGTATGAACAATTACAGGCGCTCGGTGCCGAGTCGAGATTAATTACACAGCAGTCAAAAACCACATTGACCGAACAATATGCTGACTTAGACAGCAGCAAAGAAAAAGTAATAGACGCTCAATATCAACTCAACCAATACAAGATTCAGGTACAAGCGAAACAAGCTGCCCTTAAACAAGCACAAGCCGCACTTGATAAAGCAAAACTAAATTTAAGCTATACAGAAGTTCGAGCACCTATTGATGGCATGATTGGTCAAAAGTCTGCCAACGTCGGTAACTTTGTTGGCGCTGGTAATCCATTAATGGTTGTTGTGCCTTTAAATCAAGTCTACGTAGAAGCGAACTTTCGTGAAATTGAGTTAAAACAAATCAAAATCGGACAACCAGTTAAAGTGTATGTCGATGCTTATAATACTGAATTAAAAGGTGTGGTAGACAGCTTCTCTCCATCTACTGGCGCATTTTTCTCTCCAATCTCTGCAACCAATGCGACTGGTAACTTTACTAAAATTGTTCAGCGCCTTCCATTACGCATCAAACTTGTTGAAAATCAAAAAGACGTTAAATTATTACGTCCTGGTTTATCTGTTTTAGTTTCTGTGGATACAACTCAGAAATAA
- a CDS encoding energy transducer TonB — protein sequence MKAILLFLVFALSNTIVFAEDKNDLNPEPKYAYAEVLIELYKDGRHEEYLKKSSGFKDLDEKILKAVKEAHFKPITNINIDRMYLTQPFKIELSDTEIKKN from the coding sequence ATGAAAGCTATTTTATTATTTTTGGTTTTTGCTCTCTCAAATACCATTGTTTTTGCTGAAGATAAAAATGATTTAAATCCTGAACCGAAATATGCGTATGCTGAAGTTTTGATTGAGCTTTACAAAGATGGACGACATGAGGAATATTTAAAAAAAAGCAGTGGATTTAAAGATTTAGATGAGAAAATACTTAAGGCTGTAAAGGAAGCCCATTTCAAGCCAATAACCAATATAAATATAGACCGCATGTATCTAACGCAACCGTTTAAAATTGAACTTAGTGATACTGAAATTAAAAAGAATTAA
- a CDS encoding LysR family transcriptional regulator produces MKPKKLNQVTNFDIKLLKIFKTVCDCHSFTSAESILGISRSAISLHMSDLENRLGIRLCQRGRAGFALTDEGREILEYIEVLTAAIEDFRSKVNQMHNRLKGEFNIGIINNLVTMPRGYITNTLTQLAEEHSEVIINISMSTLSDIECRVLDNRLHAGVIPLVTPLSGLDYFDLYSESSFLYCGKNHPLFGQCSKMDLDELKKWQAVLPNYAITSEAAKLHQLLDCKATASDREGIAFLILTGKFLGFLPDHYAKKWVEDGFMQAVSKEKMHYSTPICLITHKGKNHNNILKTFMEMLEKRVLGN; encoded by the coding sequence ATGAAGCCTAAAAAATTAAATCAAGTCACTAATTTTGATATAAAACTTCTCAAAATATTTAAAACGGTTTGCGACTGTCATAGCTTTACGTCTGCCGAAAGTATTCTTGGCATTAGTCGCTCTGCAATTAGTTTGCATATGAGCGATTTAGAAAATCGTCTGGGTATTCGGCTGTGCCAACGTGGCCGCGCAGGTTTTGCCCTTACCGATGAAGGACGGGAAATTTTAGAATATATCGAAGTACTCACAGCAGCGATTGAAGACTTTCGCTCTAAAGTGAATCAAATGCATAATCGCCTTAAGGGTGAATTTAATATTGGAATTATTAATAACCTTGTGACTATGCCTAGAGGCTATATCACCAACACCTTGACTCAACTTGCTGAAGAGCACTCCGAAGTTATTATTAATATTAGTATGAGTACCTTGTCAGATATTGAGTGCCGTGTGCTAGACAACCGTTTGCATGCGGGTGTTATTCCTCTTGTTACTCCGCTGTCTGGCCTAGATTATTTTGATTTATATAGCGAAAGTTCATTTTTATATTGCGGTAAAAACCATCCATTGTTTGGCCAGTGCAGCAAGATGGACTTAGATGAGTTAAAAAAATGGCAAGCAGTGCTTCCTAATTATGCGATCACATCAGAAGCAGCCAAGTTGCACCAGCTTTTAGATTGTAAAGCGACAGCAAGTGACCGTGAAGGGATTGCATTTCTGATTTTAACTGGAAAATTTTTAGGCTTTTTACCCGACCACTACGCAAAAAAATGGGTTGAAGATGGGTTCATGCAAGCTGTTTCAAAGGAAAAAATGCATTACAGCACACCTATATGCTTAATTACTCACAAAGGCAAAAACCACAATAATATTTTAAAAACTTTCATGGAAATGCTTGAGAAGCGAGTCCTTGGGAATTAA
- a CDS encoding CoA-acylating methylmalonate-semialdehyde dehydrogenase — MTNGLENFSYDEVLTENSTHSEQAKKVLGHFIQGRIVSKSAKKQPVYNPATGEMSKEVEIADAKTVNESVQVAEQAFPAWRDTPVIKRARVMFKFKQLLEQNAEKICALIGQEHGKISHDAQGELQRGIENVEYACGAPELLKGEYSKNVGPDIDSWSEFQPLGVVAGITPFNFPAMVALWMFPMALVCGNCFILKPSEKAPSVVLYLAELLKQAGLPDGVFNVVNGDKEAVDALLHHPKIQAVSFVGSTPIAEYIYRTATSTGKRCQALGGAKNHAIIMPDADIDNVVTSLLGAAFGSSGERCMALSVAVAIGDEVADVVIDKLTQEMKKLKFGHYADASNDFGPLITQAHKDKVQAYIQSAEQQGAKIVVDGRDAKPAGYEQGFFVGPTLIDQVTPNMTSYQQEIFGPVLQVIRVKTMQDAMQLINDHEYGNGTCIYTRDGEAARYFTNNIQVGMVGVNVPLPVPVAYHSFGGWKRSLFGDLYAYGPDGVRFYTRRKTITQRWPSTQLRESKQFAMPTLN; from the coding sequence ATGACAAATGGCCTAGAAAATTTTAGCTATGACGAAGTTTTAACTGAAAATAGTACGCATAGCGAACAAGCCAAAAAAGTGCTAGGGCATTTCATACAAGGAAGAATTGTATCTAAATCGGCAAAAAAACAGCCAGTTTACAATCCTGCAACGGGTGAAATGAGTAAAGAAGTTGAAATTGCTGATGCAAAAACAGTGAATGAGTCCGTTCAGGTAGCCGAACAAGCTTTTCCTGCATGGCGAGATACGCCAGTCATTAAACGTGCACGTGTCATGTTTAAGTTCAAACAATTATTAGAACAAAATGCCGAAAAGATTTGTGCTTTGATTGGGCAAGAGCACGGTAAAATTTCTCATGATGCTCAAGGCGAACTACAACGTGGCATTGAAAATGTTGAATATGCTTGCGGCGCACCAGAGCTTTTAAAAGGGGAATATTCAAAAAATGTCGGTCCAGATATCGACTCATGGAGCGAGTTCCAACCGTTAGGTGTTGTGGCTGGTATTACACCATTTAACTTCCCAGCCATGGTCGCTTTATGGATGTTCCCAATGGCGTTGGTCTGCGGTAACTGCTTTATTTTAAAACCTTCTGAAAAAGCGCCTTCTGTAGTTTTATACCTTGCAGAATTATTAAAACAGGCAGGTTTACCTGACGGCGTGTTTAATGTGGTGAATGGGGATAAAGAAGCGGTAGATGCTTTATTGCATCATCCAAAAATTCAGGCGGTTAGCTTTGTGGGTTCAACACCAATTGCCGAATATATTTATCGTACCGCAACATCCACGGGCAAACGTTGCCAAGCGTTAGGTGGGGCAAAAAACCACGCGATTATTATGCCGGATGCCGATATTGATAACGTCGTAACTTCTTTGTTAGGTGCGGCATTTGGTTCTTCAGGTGAACGCTGTATGGCGTTGTCTGTGGCTGTCGCAATTGGTGATGAAGTTGCTGATGTCGTGATTGATAAGTTAACTCAAGAAATGAAAAAATTGAAGTTCGGTCACTATGCAGATGCAAGCAATGATTTTGGCCCACTGATTACCCAAGCACATAAAGATAAAGTGCAGGCCTATATTCAAAGTGCAGAACAGCAGGGCGCAAAAATTGTGGTAGATGGCCGTGATGCGAAACCAGCAGGCTATGAACAAGGCTTCTTTGTTGGACCAACTTTAATTGATCAAGTCACACCAAACATGACCAGTTACCAGCAAGAAATCTTTGGTCCTGTTTTACAGGTCATTCGTGTCAAAACCATGCAAGATGCAATGCAGCTCATTAATGACCACGAATATGGCAATGGTACTTGTATCTATACTCGTGATGGTGAAGCCGCACGCTATTTTACCAACAATATTCAAGTGGGGATGGTCGGGGTCAATGTGCCGTTACCTGTACCAGTTGCATATCATAGTTTTGGTGGTTGGAAACGTTCATTGTTTGGTGATTTATATGCTTACGGGCCAGATGGTGTGCGTTTTTATACACGCCGTAAAACTATTACGCAGCGTTGGCCTTCAACTCAGCTTCGTGAATCTAAACAATTTGCTATGCCTACATTAAATTGA
- a CDS encoding MFS transporter has translation MNTKPLIGLAGAIFAAMTVEFNNRITSITLVDIRGAMGISVDSGYWVNSIYASAMIIGMILSTSWAVIFSMRRVLLFAIGLCLFSSVLIPFSPNIEIFYLLRALQGLANGLTIPLLMACALRFLGPDIRLWGLACYALTATFFPNLSAALSAFYLDVLGWKMIFFQTIPFCALSAALVYFGIPQDPLNYSRIKTYDWTGATLAIISLASLSTMLLHGNHLDWFHSKLISVLALISAITLPLFFIHEWRSPSPLVKPQMLEIRNFAYAIFALFCFVIIGMSTSTLPLNYLSAVHGYKPTQTMWIGLQIAALQFIYIPIVVKLLNQAWVDSRYVHGFGLLLVIAGCLGASQLDTTWNQDQFYFWHAISCLGQTCVVLSLLMMGTNSVHPTMAIYASPMINTPRAISGVLGVCILDWVNRVRGEYHSTRLIENTAQHVFQNIQGPVINPLTPPVLTENGAERVSGGLSALNSAIQAQQSVLVISDQYLILAGLTAILFIVMLILPVRTYPPRIALIKLMNSHNSGKSL, from the coding sequence ATGAATACAAAGCCACTCATCGGTTTAGCAGGTGCAATATTTGCTGCAATGACTGTCGAATTTAATAACCGAATTACCAGCATTACCTTAGTCGACATACGTGGAGCTATGGGCATTAGTGTCGACTCGGGTTATTGGGTCAACAGTATTTATGCCAGCGCCATGATTATTGGCATGATACTTTCGACCAGTTGGGCGGTCATTTTTTCTATGCGGAGAGTTCTTCTTTTTGCCATAGGGCTTTGCCTCTTCTCTAGCGTTTTAATTCCTTTTAGTCCCAATATTGAAATATTTTATTTATTACGCGCCCTACAAGGTCTAGCCAATGGTTTAACCATTCCTTTGCTCATGGCCTGTGCGCTCAGATTTCTGGGGCCAGATATTCGACTATGGGGCTTAGCCTGCTACGCATTAACTGCGACTTTCTTTCCCAACTTAAGTGCTGCACTTTCTGCCTTTTATTTAGATGTGCTGGGTTGGAAGATGATTTTCTTTCAAACCATTCCTTTTTGTGCCTTAAGCGCTGCGTTGGTTTATTTTGGTATTCCTCAAGACCCTTTAAATTATTCAAGAATAAAAACTTACGATTGGACAGGCGCTACTTTAGCGATTATTAGCTTGGCAAGCCTGAGTACTATGTTATTGCATGGCAATCATCTAGATTGGTTCCACTCTAAATTGATTAGTGTATTGGCGTTAATAAGTGCCATTACATTACCGTTATTTTTCATACATGAATGGCGTTCTCCATCCCCATTAGTTAAACCGCAAATGCTCGAAATACGAAATTTTGCTTATGCCATTTTTGCACTGTTTTGCTTTGTGATTATTGGGATGTCGACAAGTACATTACCGCTCAATTACCTGAGTGCTGTACACGGCTATAAACCGACTCAAACCATGTGGATTGGTTTACAAATTGCGGCATTACAATTTATCTATATTCCCATTGTGGTTAAGCTTTTAAATCAAGCTTGGGTCGACAGCCGCTATGTGCATGGCTTTGGTTTGCTTCTGGTGATTGCAGGCTGCCTAGGTGCAAGCCAACTCGATACAACATGGAACCAAGATCAGTTCTATTTTTGGCATGCAATTTCATGTTTAGGGCAAACCTGTGTAGTGCTCTCGTTACTCATGATGGGTACAAATAGCGTACATCCAACCATGGCAATTTATGCTTCACCGATGATTAATACCCCGCGAGCCATTAGTGGCGTACTTGGTGTTTGTATTTTGGATTGGGTGAACCGAGTACGTGGTGAATATCACTCAACACGACTGATTGAAAATACAGCCCAACATGTTTTTCAAAATATTCAAGGCCCTGTCATTAATCCACTTACCCCACCTGTACTGACTGAAAATGGCGCAGAACGGGTTTCAGGCGGTTTATCGGCCTTAAATTCTGCGATTCAAGCGCAGCAATCTGTTTTAGTCATTAGCGATCAATATCTGATTTTGGCCGGACTTACAGCAATTTTGTTCATTGTTATGCTGATTTTGCCCGTTAGAACTTACCCGCCACGTATTGCTCTCATTAAGTTAATGAATAGTCATAACTCAGGAAAATCTTTATGA
- a CDS encoding TetR/AcrR family transcriptional regulator, with translation MSKQTKEKLIEAAIILFSQNNIETLSVQRINETAGVANKSALYYHFKSKWGLVEAALDHVMQPYIIDSLELLNAIPPDNVQVSDVVDALMKPMVKILLQNNGIHYIKFFSKTISAGDEGRVIVAKTLVPIANKAVDLLQQALPDADPNAISLKVLFTFNIILNVISDIGLEHFWPTEVKDHKLLAKYLKDYIEGGIRFKADHFY, from the coding sequence ATGAGTAAACAAACTAAAGAAAAATTGATAGAAGCAGCTATCATTCTTTTTTCACAAAATAATATTGAAACGCTATCGGTACAAAGAATTAATGAAACTGCTGGAGTTGCAAATAAATCAGCACTTTATTACCACTTTAAGTCAAAATGGGGCCTCGTGGAGGCTGCATTAGATCATGTCATGCAGCCTTATATTATTGATAGTTTAGAGTTATTAAATGCTATCCCGCCCGATAATGTGCAGGTTTCTGATGTTGTAGATGCTTTAATGAAACCCATGGTAAAAATACTTTTACAGAATAACGGAATTCATTACATCAAATTTTTCTCTAAAACGATTAGTGCCGGAGATGAAGGGCGCGTTATTGTTGCAAAAACTTTAGTACCTATTGCCAATAAAGCCGTAGATTTATTACAGCAAGCTTTACCTGATGCAGACCCTAATGCGATTTCACTTAAAGTACTTTTTACTTTTAATATTATTTTAAATGTGATCAGTGATATTGGTCTTGAGCATTTTTGGCCCACAGAGGTTAAAGACCATAAACTACTCGCTAAATATCTAAAAGATTATATTGAAGGCGGAATTCGTTTTAAAGCAGATCATTTTTATTAA
- a CDS encoding aspartate aminotransferase family protein, which translates to MVMFDTDKFSDSEHTLDAVQTNNNMHINYQAHWMPFSANRNFAKDPRMIVGAKGSYLIDDSGREIYDSLSGLWTCGAGHTLPEIQQAVSAQLGQLDYSPAFQFGHPLSFQLAERIIQYMPEKLQHVFFTDSGSESADTAIKMARAYWRIKGKPSKTKLIGRARGYHGVNVAGTSLGGIGGNRKMFGQLMDVDHLPHTLQPDLSFTKGCAETGGVELANEMLKLIELHDASNIAAVIVEPVSGSAGCIVPPTGYLKRLREICDQHDILLIFDEVITGFGRMGTWTASEYFDVTPDILNFAKQITNGAIPLGGVVASHEIYDAFMQQDLPEHAVEFTHGYTYSAHPVACAAALATLDVLEKKNLIHQSAALAPSFEKLLHELKGAPNIIDIRNCGLIGAVQLAPRDGDATIRGFELGMKLWKEGFYVRFGGDTLQFGPMFNSTEADIDRLMNAVGDALHQVN; encoded by the coding sequence ATGGTTATGTTTGATACGGATAAATTCAGCGATTCTGAGCATACTTTGGACGCGGTTCAAACCAATAATAATATGCACATAAATTATCAGGCACACTGGATGCCTTTTTCTGCAAATCGAAACTTTGCTAAAGACCCGCGTATGATTGTGGGCGCAAAAGGGTCATATCTGATTGATGATTCGGGCCGTGAAATTTATGACTCACTTTCAGGTTTATGGACTTGTGGTGCAGGTCATACCTTGCCTGAAATTCAGCAAGCGGTAAGTGCTCAATTAGGTCAACTCGACTACTCACCAGCTTTTCAGTTTGGGCACCCATTGTCGTTTCAATTAGCTGAACGAATTATTCAATATATGCCTGAAAAATTGCAGCATGTGTTTTTTACTGACTCAGGTTCAGAGTCTGCCGACACCGCAATTAAAATGGCGCGTGCCTATTGGCGAATTAAAGGCAAACCAAGCAAAACCAAGCTGATTGGGCGCGCACGTGGCTATCATGGGGTCAACGTTGCGGGAACCAGCCTTGGTGGTATCGGCGGTAACCGTAAAATGTTTGGTCAGCTCATGGATGTAGACCATTTACCGCATACCTTACAGCCCGATTTAAGTTTCACTAAAGGCTGTGCTGAAACTGGTGGTGTAGAGCTTGCCAATGAAATGCTTAAGTTAATTGAGTTACATGACGCATCGAATATTGCCGCGGTCATTGTAGAACCAGTTTCAGGTTCTGCTGGGTGTATTGTACCGCCGACTGGTTATTTAAAACGCTTAAGAGAAATCTGCGATCAACACGATATCTTGCTGATTTTTGATGAAGTCATTACGGGATTCGGGCGCATGGGGACGTGGACGGCTTCAGAATATTTTGATGTTACGCCAGATATTTTAAATTTTGCCAAACAAATTACCAACGGCGCTATTCCACTCGGTGGTGTGGTCGCAAGTCATGAAATTTATGACGCTTTTATGCAGCAAGACTTACCTGAACATGCTGTCGAGTTTACCCATGGCTATACCTATTCGGCGCATCCGGTGGCTTGTGCGGCTGCTTTAGCAACACTCGATGTTTTAGAAAAGAAAAATTTAATCCATCAATCGGCTGCATTGGCTCCAAGCTTTGAAAAACTCTTACATGAGTTAAAAGGCGCTCCAAACATTATTGATATACGCAACTGCGGGCTGATTGGTGCTGTGCAATTAGCGCCACGTGATGGCGATGCCACCATTCGAGGCTTTGAGCTGGGTATGAAACTCTGGAAAGAGGGATTTTATGTACGCTTCGGAGGCGACACGCTTCAGTTTGGTCCAATGTTCAACAGCACTGAGGCAGATATTGACCGCTTAATGAATGCCGTGGGCGATGCACTGCACCAAGTGAATTAA
- a CDS encoding winged helix-turn-helix transcriptional regulator: MKGYVFAADCPSRKILLTLTSRWSVLILVALRDQRLRFNELKKIIDGISEKMLAQTLKTLEHDGFIVRQDYEEIPPRVDYQLTDFGREASERLFDLTTWLENNLSKLLESQPSADIVQN, encoded by the coding sequence ATGAAAGGATACGTTTTTGCAGCAGATTGTCCCTCTCGAAAAATTTTATTAACACTTACTAGCCGTTGGAGTGTTTTGATTTTAGTTGCACTTCGAGATCAGCGTCTGCGTTTTAATGAATTAAAGAAAATTATTGATGGCATTAGTGAAAAAATGTTGGCACAAACCTTAAAAACGCTTGAGCATGATGGTTTTATCGTACGTCAGGATTATGAAGAAATACCGCCTCGTGTAGATTATCAATTAACAGACTTTGGACGAGAGGCTTCCGAACGACTTTTTGATTTAACTACTTGGCTTGAAAATAATTTATCTAAGTTATTAGAAAGTCAGCCTAGTGCAGACATAGTTCAAAATTGA
- a CDS encoding amino acid permease — MNNDKTIKLSEGLSNRHVTMISIGGVIGAGLFVGSSAAIAKAGPAAVLAYIITSILVFLVMRMLGEMAVAQPDTGSFSTYARKAIGPWAGFTIGWLYWWFWVLVIPIEAIAGAEILHAWFPQISSAIYAFAFIILLSLANFFSTKSFGEFEFWFALIKVFAIVVFIIIGVMAVFGMWPLAKNVSGVGNLFSNGGFMPHGMGGVVSAILISAFSFFGIEILSIAAAESKNPEEKIKRATNLVLYRIILFFVVSIFLAVALVDWRSPDLQKFGTFQFVLMSLHVPETKLIMDAVVFIAVASCMNAAVYTSSRMLFALGTRQEAPKVVTKINGAGVPTSAVFLSTLVGVVCCAVNYMFPGQVFGFLLSTTGSIALLVYLVIAFSQLRLRHKWEKEGTAVSFKMWLFPWLTWFVILVIMTVLGYMFLSPAYSYETTLSLGVTLVVVVCGLVVTRKRKATRAVAINLD, encoded by the coding sequence ATGAACAATGATAAAACAATAAAATTAAGTGAAGGACTTTCTAATCGACATGTCACCATGATTAGTATTGGTGGCGTTATTGGTGCAGGTTTATTTGTAGGCTCTTCTGCGGCAATTGCAAAAGCAGGCCCTGCCGCTGTACTCGCTTATATAATTACAAGTATTTTAGTTTTTCTGGTCATGCGCATGCTGGGCGAAATGGCCGTAGCGCAGCCCGATACAGGTTCATTTTCTACATATGCCCGTAAGGCAATTGGACCTTGGGCTGGGTTTACCATCGGATGGTTATATTGGTGGTTTTGGGTGCTGGTTATTCCAATTGAAGCGATTGCGGGTGCTGAAATTTTACATGCTTGGTTCCCGCAAATTTCTAGTGCTATTTATGCATTCGCCTTTATTATTTTACTTAGTCTAGCCAATTTTTTTAGTACCAAAAGTTTTGGTGAATTTGAGTTTTGGTTTGCGCTGATTAAAGTCTTTGCGATTGTAGTATTCATTATTATTGGGGTAATGGCTGTATTTGGAATGTGGCCTTTAGCCAAAAATGTCAGTGGTGTCGGCAATCTATTTTCAAATGGCGGTTTTATGCCACATGGCATGGGCGGAGTTGTATCGGCCATTTTAATCTCAGCATTTTCATTTTTTGGAATAGAAATTCTTTCTATTGCTGCTGCTGAATCAAAAAATCCAGAAGAAAAAATTAAACGTGCAACCAATTTGGTGCTTTATCGAATTATTTTATTCTTTGTCGTTTCGATTTTTCTTGCGGTTGCTTTGGTCGATTGGCGTTCACCAGATTTACAAAAGTTTGGAACTTTTCAGTTTGTATTGATGAGCCTACATGTTCCAGAAACTAAACTGATTATGGATGCCGTGGTATTTATTGCGGTTGCAAGTTGTATGAATGCGGCGGTTTATACCTCATCTCGCATGTTATTTGCTTTGGGTACCCGTCAGGAAGCCCCAAAAGTTGTGACAAAAATTAATGGAGCAGGTGTACCGACTTCGGCTGTATTTTTATCTACTTTGGTTGGAGTCGTCTGCTGTGCTGTCAACTATATGTTTCCAGGCCAAGTCTTTGGGTTCTTGCTCTCAACCACAGGCTCAATTGCGTTACTGGTGTATTTGGTGATTGCATTTTCACAATTACGCTTAAGACATAAATGGGAAAAAGAGGGCACAGCCGTATCTTTTAAAATGTGGTTATTCCCATGGTTAACTTGGTTTGTGATTTTAGTCATTATGACCGTTTTAGGTTATATGTTCTTATCACCAGCCTATAGTTATGAAACGACTTTATCTTTGGGCGTAACTTTGGTGGTGGTTGTTTGTGGGTTGGTCGTCACGCGAAAGCGTAAAGCAACCAGAGCGGTTGCCATAAATTTAGATTAA
- a CDS encoding TetR/AcrR family transcriptional regulator, which yields MSGSTKANEKDQKILDAATKFFLTHGFSGTTTDMIQKEAGVSKATMYGCYKNKEVMFAAVIERQCTNMQEQIILVETKAKNLRSALTEMGKTYLCFILSHSGLAFFRVCIAEAVRFPELSEKFFQVGPQRLANIIAGYLEKSSKKGEIELESSSDIAANIFLALLRSDAHLKCLTHPNYIISDNEIGSWVEYAVDLFLKNINYNEKLK from the coding sequence ATGTCTGGTTCAACGAAAGCTAATGAAAAAGATCAAAAAATTCTGGATGCAGCAACAAAGTTTTTTCTGACTCATGGTTTTAGTGGCACAACAACAGACATGATTCAAAAAGAAGCGGGCGTTTCAAAAGCCACCATGTATGGTTGTTATAAAAATAAAGAAGTGATGTTTGCTGCCGTGATTGAACGGCAATGCACCAACATGCAAGAACAAATTATTTTAGTCGAGACAAAAGCCAAAAACCTACGTTCTGCTTTAACTGAAATGGGGAAAACTTATTTGTGTTTTATATTATCGCATTCAGGTTTGGCTTTTTTTAGAGTATGTATTGCAGAAGCGGTCAGATTTCCAGAATTATCTGAAAAATTCTTTCAAGTTGGTCCACAAAGACTCGCTAATATTATTGCGGGTTATCTTGAGAAATCATCAAAAAAGGGTGAAATTGAATTAGAGTCTTCTTCGGATATCGCCGCGAATATATTTTTAGCTCTATTACGAAGTGATGCCCATCTTAAGTGTTTGACTCATCCTAACTATATAATATCGGACAATGAAATTGGTTCGTGGGTTGAATATGCCGTTGATCTGTTTTTGAAAAATATCAATTACAATGAGAAGTTAAAATAA